The genome window TCGCCGTCGCTCTCATCCATGATCCTCAGCTTTTACTATTAGATGAACCGACCTTAGGGCTAGATGTAGAAGCAACCGAGAACGTTAAAAACATCATCCGGGAGGTGGCAGCCGAAGGTCGGGCAATCCTGCTCACCACCCATCAACTTGATATTGCCGAAGAATTATCCGATCGGGTCGCCATTATTCAGAATGGGGCGATCGCCATTGAACAGCCTACGGCTAACCTGATTCGTCAATTCTCTGGAACTGCCTACACCATTGAGCTTGCTTGTAGCTTGGATGGCGATCGCATCAGTAAAGTTGAGGCTTTGGGCGGCGTGGTTAAGGGCAATAAAATTTACATTCGAGAGCCAGAAGTAGTTTACGACGTGCTAGATATTCTCAAGCCTTTACCTTTAGTCAAAGTTGAACAAGATCAGGCAAGTTTGACAGAAATTTTTCTACAAGTGATCCAAAAAGTTAAAAACCCATCAGCGCCCCTCTAATGCACCATGCTTGATCTTTTCTTGGCAGAGCTTAAGCGGAGTTGGATTATCCTCAGCCGCTACGCAACCGAAACCATCGGGGGCATTATTGCGACCACCTTTGTATTTTATGGATTATTCCTTAGCAGCCGCTACATTGCAGGGCCCGGAATAGCATTAGGCGATCGCCTCGATTCAGTCATTGTCGGCTACATCCTC of Timaviella obliquedivisa GSE-PSE-MK23-08B contains these proteins:
- a CDS encoding ABC transporter ATP-binding protein, yielding MSILEAHHLHKNYRLKGKVLAAVQDVSLKIEGNEVLAFLGANGAGKTTTIKMIAGLILPDQGSVRIGGRDPHRDPWALRSLGAVLEGTRNTYWRLTPEENLEYFGVLRGLKRAVARRRTLELLDRFELTHKRREMVQTLSRGMQQKLAIAVALIHDPQLLLLDEPTLGLDVEATENVKNIIREVAAEGRAILLTTHQLDIAEELSDRVAIIQNGAIAIEQPTANLIRQFSGTAYTIELACSLDGDRISKVEALGGVVKGNKIYIREPEVVYDVLDILKPLPLVKVEQDQASLTEIFLQVIQKVKNPSAPL